The Henckelia pumila isolate YLH828 chromosome 2, ASM3356847v2, whole genome shotgun sequence genome includes a window with the following:
- the LOC140878102 gene encoding glutathione S-transferase U8-like, whose translation MAELQLFGTWGSPFSKRAEMGLKLKGIEYEFHEEDMKNKSPLLLKYNPVHKKVSVLVHDGKSIAESLVILEYIDDTWDVGSPILPKTPYERVKARFWAKFIDENVLLIKYMFQTQLVIIIIIIILIRSVHTYTSKSLLERRGGGDTVGLVDIAASFIAYWFGIIAECGEVEKFKALFRAAKQAPIA comes from the coding sequence ATGGCAGAATTGCAGTTGTTTGGGACTTGGGGGAGCCCATTTAGTAAGAGGGCTGAAATGGGTCTAAAATTGAAGGGAATAGAGTATGAATTTCACGAAGAGGATATGAAGAATAAGTCCCCGTTGCTTTTAAAATACAATCCCGTGCACAAAAAAGTGTCTGTTTTGGTGCACGACGGCAAGTCAATCGCTGAATCTTTGGTCATTCTTGAATACATAGACGACACTTGGGACGTTGGATCTCCTATTCTCcccaaaactccatatgaaagAGTTAAGGCTCGGTTTTGGGCTAAGTTTATTGATGAAAATGTATTACTTATTAAATATATGTTTCAAACTCAACTtgtaatcatcatcatcatcattattcTTATTCGATCAGTGCATACCTACACTTCGAAAAGCTTGTTGGAGCGTAGGGGCGGAGGCGACACGGTTGGGCTAGTCGATATCGCGGCCAGTTTCATTGCCTATTGGTTCGGGATCATCGCCGAATGTGGGGAAGTTGAGAAATTCAAGGCTTTGTTTCGAGCTGCCAAACAAGCCCCAATTGCTTAG
- the LOC140880000 gene encoding rop guanine nucleotide exchange factor 7-like produces the protein MQNQTKTKHFSALNQSIYSENSRSSRPSPALPSWVSKSVTFLRNRGVFQGGVSSKRFHFDGMVVNNSLYCASPDIVEAKMEGLVDGSEVCGVGRSFLNLKEVESVESSSSADFLSSEVNVNDENSSSDNSSSPISMCWPMPRDKLPHPANPEVFEEVEKPHLDSRKLEKQGSSLSELDMMKERLSKLLLGEDMSGCGNGVCTALAISNAITNLCATLFGQVWRLEPLTTDKKTMWRREMEWLLCVSDHIVELIPSWQTLPDGSKLEIMTSRPRSDLFINLPALRKLDNMLLEILDSFKNSEFWYVDQGIVAPVADGSASFRKPVPRQENKWWLPVPRVPSGGLSDDSRKMLQHRRDCTNQILKAAMAINSASLAEMDIPDSFLDALPKNGKASLGDLIYRYINSDQFSPEYLLDCLDLSSDYHALEIANRVEASIFVWRRKTNLNPLHSSQRSNSKSSWEMVKDLMIDGDKRELLADRAESLLLCLKQRFPGLPQTTLDMSKIQFNKDVGKSILESYSRVLESLAFNIVARIDDLLYVDDMSKHSDQVVSITKVGVITCESIGIPLAASSTPYRTAFATPSFSPSQHISPVKIEKSPYIESSKVSLRGLGVKRILTDYLSVDAKGKEPSSNIRKSDPFSSRRREISASLSVESSKAAASTQDPHESSEEE, from the exons ATGCAAAACCAGACAAAGACCAAGCATTTTTCGGCTCTGAACCAGTCGATATATTCTGAAAATTCAAGAAGCTCGAGGCCCTCTCCTGCATTGCCCTCGTGGGTGTCAAAATCAGTTACATTCTTGAGAAATAGAGGAGTTTTTCAAGGTGGGGTTTCGAGTAAAAGGTTCCATTTTGATGGCATGGTAGTAAACAACTCTCTGTATTGTGCCTCACCGGATATTGTTGAGGCTAAAATGGAGGGTTTAGTGGATGGTAGCGAGGTTTGTGGAGTTGGAAGAAGTTTCTTGAATTTGAAGGAGGTGGAAAGTGTAGAAAGTAGTTCAAGTGCTGATTTTTTGTCTTCTGAGGTTAATGTGAATGATGAAAACAGTAGTTCTGATAACTCTTCTTCACCCATTTCTATGTGTTGGCCAATGCCAAGGGATAAATTGCCGCATCCTGCCAATCCTGAAGTTTTTGAAGAAGTAGAGAAGCCCCACTTGGACAGCAGAAAATTGGAGAAACAAGGGTCCTCTCTTTCAG AACTTGATATGATGAAAGAAAGATTATCAAAATTGCTGCTTGGTGAAGACATGTCTGGTTGTGGCAATGGGGTTTGCACTGCTCTGGCTATATCAAATGCTATTACGAATCTTTGTG CTACACTATTTGGGCAAGTTTGGAGATTAGAACCTCTAACAACTGATAAAAAAACAATGTGGCGAAGAGAAATGGAATGGCTTCTGTGTGTTAGTGATCATATTGTTGAATTGATACCGTCTTGGCAGACATTACCTGATGGAAGCAAACTCGAG ATCATGACTTCAAGGCCGCGGTCTGATCTATTCATTAATCTCCCTGCTCTACGCAAGTTAGACAACATGTTACTA GAAATATTGGACAGTTTCAAGAACTCAGAGTTTTGGTATGTTGACCAAGGGATTGTTGCCCCCGTGGCTGATGGATCAGCTTCTTTCCGAAAACCTGTTCCTCGTCAAGAGAACAAGTGGTGGCTTCCAGTTCCTCGGGTCCCCTCGGGCGGGCTTAGCGATGATTCTAGGAAAATGTTGCAACACCGGCGGGATTGTACAAACCAAATACTTAAAGCCGCGATGGCTATAAACAGCGCCTCTCTAGCTGAAATGGATATCCCTGATTCATTTTTAGATGCTCTCCCGAAG AATGGAAAAGCAAGTTTGGGGGACCTTATTTATCGATATATTAATTCGGACCAATTTTCACCTGAATATTTGCTCGACTGCCTCGATTTGTCTTCTGACTATCATGCTTTAGAGATTGCCAACAGAGTGGAGGCCTCCATTTTTGTGTGGCGCCGGAAAACTAACTTAAATCCGTTGCACAGTTCACAGAGATCAAATTCTAAGTCTTCATGGGAAATGGTCAAGGATCTGATGATTGATGGAGATAAAAGGGAACTTCTTGCAGATAGAGCTGAGAGTTTGCTTCTTTGCCTGAAACAGCGGTTTCCTGGTCTTCCCCAGACAACCTTAGACATGAGCAAAATCCAATTTAACAAG GATGTTGGGAAGTCCATATTGGAGAGCTACTCAAGAGTTTTGGAAAGCCTGGCATTCAATATTGTTGCCCGCATCGACGATCTACTTTATGTGGACGACATGTCTAAGCATTCAGATCAAGTTGTGTCGATCACCAAGGTCGGTGTAATCACTTGTGAAAGCATCGGCATTCCACTCGCAGCCTCTAGCACTCCATACAGGACAGCTTTTGCAactcctagcttttctccttcaCAACATATTAGCCCTGTCAAGATAGAAAAATCACCATACATAGAAAGCAGCAAGGTTTCCCTTCGTGGGCTAGGTGTGAAAAGAATATTGACAGATTACCTGAGTGTGGATGCAAAAGGGAAGGAACCGAGTAGCAACATCAGGAAATCAGATCCATTTTCGAGTAGGAGAAGAGAGATATCAGCATCTCTATCAGTCGAATCTTCAAAAGCAGCTGCTAGTACTCAAGATCCGCACGAATCATCCGAGGAAGAATGA